A genomic window from Chrysoperla carnea chromosome 3, inChrCarn1.1, whole genome shotgun sequence includes:
- the LOC123295783 gene encoding protein turtle isoform X3, translated as MFLWSIKKIQVTGVQCEGYSRDYGNRGMGMRGDQGAKLCRQAVTQTLGLGFLHLSCCCALFLLVIIATPGICFQDAVHITAILGESVVFNCHVEFPGEHPVPYVLQWEKKVGETEIPIYIWYDSYPTHSGEGYEGRVSRVSQDSPFGAASLNLTNIRESDQGWYECKVVFLNRSPNPNKNGTWFHLDVHAPPRFSVTPEDIIYVNLGDAIILNCQAEGTPTPEILWYKDANPVEPSATIGIFNDGTELRISNIRHEDTCDYTCIARNGEGQVSHTARVIIAGAAVIMVPPTNQTKLEGEKVQFTCEAKAQPGNVTVKWFREGAPVREVAALETRVSIRRDGSLIVNPVSADDSGQYLCEVTNGIGEPQSASAYLNVEYPAKVTFTPTIQYLPFRLAGVVQCYIKANPPLQYVTWTKDKRLLEPYQTKDIVIMNNGSLLFTRVNQNHQGRYTCTPYNAQGTQGSSGPMEVLVRKPPIFTLEPESMYQRKVGATVELHCDAQEAEGTQKPNIQWQRRDGAPLPKNRIRVAGGNITIENLRRTDFGFYQCVATNEVATIVSTTQLVVEGTQPHAPYNVSGTATQFGVTLSWMPGYSGGPDYKQDYTIWYREAGVSEWSTIPVTPSGSTSVTINRLSPGTTYEFQVIGKNALGDGMLSKVITIRTLDVFDLSIFIFPTDSSGATLIPPVLRPKGPKPGPPRNLTVTEISNGFLITWQQPLERAHLTQYYTIKYRTDGQWKTLNKGQIRPEETSYLVKNLVGGRTYYFRVLANSVTSYESSDMVKFAVPARVKHKAITAGVVGGILFFIVAIILSVCAVKICNKRKRRKQEKAYNMVACRITDTRNGSNTPAAESQVPLKKLRQSRIPSVTLLGLILNWIWPRDRCRSATASVSGSIDHWAGPEFIHTDLPSASLGRIHRAPDGRFILVDSALASRANSISNSSSSDDGGFLPRRGNHRFRASWRRPLVGYPSQLSLRSEGSGQSARGGLSAFLGVLGNLAQQPRFHNHPAALIPAIYSPTAHNFPVTPRFQSSSPATPNALLPSPWSPVYFSDLSSVRHPSSAERSFPTPPGYMQLRNVHQRYSQELPSLRAIHEETRSNQGFIPVHHPLATSPVQRRVIRVPPPYPILPTIRPRARLFPRHARITRSAPELASPDQHTSFQEASPESRSSSSGFGSKNTSSQQNQSSRSGSSVEWRLPPYRPPPPPPSTTTIPIQTQQQLPPPPPPPIVGQWLEFTSRLHDNSPMSSDPVVHKAVDVGSVDGHYEFDPATPTPTPSTPTGPRDDLRSDSETLTSRKAFGQLRSTRYDNIEARVQAMKEEFHEFRKRQAKRRRSQELESAC; from the exons GAGATACCCATATACATCTGGTACGACAGTTACCCAACCCACAGCGGAGAAGGATATGAAGGGAGAGTGTCACGAGTATCACAAGATTCACCGTTTGGTGCTGCATCACTTAACTTGACCAACATTCGTGAGTCCGATCAAGGCTGGTATGAATGTAAAGTTGTATTCCTCAATCGTTCACCAAACCCAAACAAAAATGGTACCTGGTTCCACTTGGATGTTCATGCGCCACCTCGATTTAGTGTCACGCCTGAAGACATCATATACGTTAACCTCGGCGATGCAATTATCCTTAATTGCCAAGCTGAGGGTACACCTACACCAGAAATACTCTGGTATAAGGATGCAAATCCTGTAGAACCATCAGCAACAATTGGTATATTTAATGATGGTACCGAATTACGTATATCAAATATACGGCATGAAGATACGTGCGATTACACGTGTATTGCACGTAATGGCGAGGGTCAAGTATCGCATACGGCACGAGTTATAATTGCTGGTGCTGCTGTAATTATGGTACCACCAACAAATCAAACCAAATTAGAAGGTGAAAAAGTTCAGTTCACGTGTGAAGCAAAAGCTCAACCTGGTAATGTGACGGTAAAATGGTTCCGTGAGGGAGCACCAGTACGTGAAGTTGCTGCTTTAGAAACTAGAGTATCAATACGTCGTGATGGCTCACTTATTGTGAATCCAGTGAGTGCTGATGATTCTGGACAATATTTGTGTGAGGTAACAAATGGTATTGGTGAGCCACAATCAGCTTCTGCCTACTTAAATGTAGaat ATCCCGCAAAAGTTACATTTACAccaacaatacaatatttaccATTTCGTTTAGCAGGTGTTGTACAGTGTTACATAAAGGCAAACCCTCCCCTACAATATGTTACGTGGACCAAAGATAAACGATTGTTAGAGCCTTATCAAACAAAAGACATTGTTATTATGAATAATGGTTCATTGTTATTTACACGTGTCAATCAAAATCATCAAGGACGTTACACGTGTACGCCATACAATGCTCAAGGTACACAAGGTTCATCGGGGCCAATGGAAGTGTTGGTCCGTAAACCACCAATATTTACATTAGAACCAGAATCAATGTATCAACGAAAAGTCGGTGCAACTGTCGAATTACATTGTGATGCTCAAGAGGCAGAAGGTACTCAAAAACCAAATATACAATGGCAGAGGAGAGACGGTGCACCACTACCAAAAAATCGAATACGTGTTGCGGGTGGTAATATTACAATAGAGAATTTACGTAGAACCGATTTTGGCTTTTATCAATGTGTAGCAACAAACGAAGTAGCGACAATTGTATCTACAACCCAATTAGTTGTAGAAGGTACACAACCCCATGCACCATACAACGTATCTGGTACTGCAACACAATTTGGTGTTACTTTATCATGGATGCCTGGCTATAGTGGTGGTCCAGATTATAAACAAGATTATACGATATGGTATCGTGAAGCTGGAGTATCAGAGTGGTCGACAATTCCCGTTACTCCATCCGGTAGCACATCGGTTACAATAAATCGTTTATCGCCTGGTACCACTTACGAATTTCAGGTGATCGGAAAGAATGCGTTAGGTGATGGAATGCTTAGTAAAGTAATCACCATTCGTACATTag aCGTTTTTGAtttaagcatttttatttttccaactgATTCTTCAGGAGCCACTTTAATTCCACCAGTTCTTAGACCCAAAG GTCCAAAACCAGGTCCACCACGTAATTTAACAGTAACCGAAATTAGTAATGGCTTTTTAATAACATGGCAACAGCCTTTAGAAAGAGCTCATCTTACTCAATACTATACAATTAAGTACCGTACTGATGGCCAATGGAAAACATTAAACAAAGGCCAAATTCGTCCAGAAGAAACTTCGTATTTAG taaaaaatttggttGGTGGTCGAACATATTATTTCCGAGTATTAGCAAATTCTGTAACCAGTTACGAATCCAGTGATATGGTAAAATTTGCGGTGCCTGCACGAGTGAAACATAAGGCTATCACTGCCGGCGTAGTTGGTGGCATTTTATTCTTCATCGTCGCTATTATATTATCAGTTTGTGCtgttaaaatttgcaataagcGAAAAAGACGAAAACAAGAAAAAG ctTATAATATGGTAGCCTGTCGTATAACAGACACGAGAAACGGTTCGAATACACCTGCAGCAGAAAGTCAAGTGCCTTTGAAGAA acTTAGACAAAGCAGAATACCAAGTGTAACGCTCCTTGGTCTGATACTGAATTGGATATGGCCACGTGATCGATGTAGAAGCGCAACAGCAAGTGTAAGTGGATCCATTGATCATTGGGCTGGTCCAGAGTTTATTCATACGGATTTaccaagtgcaagtttaggacGCATTCATCGTGCCCCAGATGGACGTTTTATATTAGTGGATTCAGCACTTGCATCTCGAGccaatagtatttctaattctAGCAGCAGTGATGATGGTGGATTTCTTCCACGTCGTGGAAATCATCGTTTTCGTGCATCTTGGCGTCGACCTCTAGTGGGTTATCCAAGTCAATTAAGTTTACGATCTGAAGGTTCCGGGCAAAGTGCGAGAGGTGGCCTATCTGCATTTTTAGGTGTACTAGGAAATCTTGCACAGCAACCAAGATTTCACAATCATCCCGCTGCACTTATACCTGCAATTTATTCACCAACAGCACATAATTTTCCAGTCACACCACGTTTTCAATCTAGTTCACCAGCCACGCCTAATGCATTGTTGCCATCACCATGGTCGCCTGTATATTTTAGTGATTTAAGTTCAGTACGTCATCCAAGTTCAGCAGAGCGTTCATTTCCAACACCTCCTGGTTACATGCAATTACGTAATGTACATCAACGTTATTCGCAAGAATTGCCATCGTTACGTGCTATTCATGAAGAGACGCGAAGTAATCAAGGTTTTATACCGGTTCATCATCCATTAGCAACAAGTCCTGTACAACGTCGTGTTATTAGAGTACCACCACCGTATCCAATATTACCAACCATACGTCCAAGAGCACGTTTGTTTCCAAGACATGCACGAATCACACGTAGCGCACCTGAATTGGCTTCACCTGATCAACACACATCATTCCAAGAAGCTTCACCAGAGAGTCGTTCAAGTTCAAGTGGATTTGGTAGTAAAAATACATCATCCCAACAGAATCAAAGCTCACGTTCTGGTAGTAGCGTAGAATGGCGTCTACCACCGTACCGTCCACCGCCACCGCCGCCATCAACTACAACAATACCAATACAAACTCAACAACAATTGCCACCACCTCCTCCGCCGCCAATCGTTGGTCAATGGTTGGAATTCACATCACGTTTACATGACAATTCACCAATGAGCTCAGATCCTGTTGTCCATAAAGCTGTGGACGTTGGAAGTGTTGATGGACATTATGAATTTGATCCAGCTACCCCAACACCTACACCTTCCACACCCACCGGACCACGTGATGATTTACGTAGTGATTCAGAAACATTAACGTCACGTAAAGCATTTGGTCAATTACGTAGCACCAGATATGATAATATTGAAGCCCGTGTACAAGCAATGAAAGAAGAATTCCATGAATTTCGTAAACGACAAGCGAAACGTCGTCGTAGTCAAGAATTAGAGAGTGCTTGTTAA
- the LOC123295783 gene encoding protein turtle isoform X4, producing the protein MFLWSIKKIQVTGVQCEGYSRDYGNRGMGMRGDQGAKLCRQAVTQTLGLGFLHLSCCCALFLLVIIATPGICFQDAVHITAILGESVVFNCHVEFPGEHPVPYVLQWEKKGQEIPIYIWYDSYPTHSGEGYEGRVSRVSQDSPFGAASLNLTNIRESDQGWYECKVVFLNRSPNPNKNGTWFHLDVHAPPRFSVTPEDIIYVNLGDAIILNCQAEGTPTPEILWYKDANPVEPSATIGIFNDGTELRISNIRHEDTCDYTCIARNGEGQVSHTARVIIAGAAVIMVPPTNQTKLEGEKVQFTCEAKAQPGNVTVKWFREGAPVREVAALETRVSIRRDGSLIVNPVSADDSGQYLCEVTNGIGEPQSASAYLNVEYPAKVTFTPTIQYLPFRLAGVVQCYIKANPPLQYVTWTKDKRLLEPYQTKDIVIMNNGSLLFTRVNQNHQGRYTCTPYNAQGTQGSSGPMEVLVRKPPIFTLEPESMYQRKVGATVELHCDAQEAEGTQKPNIQWQRRDGAPLPKNRIRVAGGNITIENLRRTDFGFYQCVATNEVATIVSTTQLVVEGTQPHAPYNVSGTATQFGVTLSWMPGYSGGPDYKQDYTIWYREAGVSEWSTIPVTPSGSTSVTINRLSPGTTYEFQVIGKNALGDGMLSKVITIRTLDVFDLSIFIFPTDSSGATLIPPVLRPKGPKPGPPRNLTVTEISNGFLITWQQPLERAHLTQYYTIKYRTDGQWKTLNKGQIRPEETSYLVKNLVGGRTYYFRVLANSVTSYESSDMVKFAVPARVKHKAITAGVVGGILFFIVAIILSVCAVKICNKRKRRKQEKAYNMVACRITDTRNGSNTPAAESQVPLKKLRQSRIPSVTLLGLILNWIWPRDRCRSATASVSGSIDHWAGPEFIHTDLPSASLGRIHRAPDGRFILVDSALASRANSISNSSSSDDGGFLPRRGNHRFRASWRRPLVGYPSQLSLRSEGSGQSARGGLSAFLGVLGNLAQQPRFHNHPAALIPAIYSPTAHNFPVTPRFQSSSPATPNALLPSPWSPVYFSDLSSVRHPSSAERSFPTPPGYMQLRNVHQRYSQELPSLRAIHEETRSNQGFIPVHHPLATSPVQRRVIRVPPPYPILPTIRPRARLFPRHARITRSAPELASPDQHTSFQEASPESRSSSSGFGSKNTSSQQNQSSRSGSSVEWRLPPYRPPPPPPSTTTIPIQTQQQLPPPPPPPIVGQWLEFTSRLHDNSPMSSDPVVHKAVDVGSVDGHYEFDPATPTPTPSTPTGPRDDLRSDSETLTSRKAFGQLRSTRYDNIEARVQAMKEEFHEFRKRQAKRRRSQELESAC; encoded by the exons GGGCAGGAGATACCCATATACATCTGGTACGACAGTTACCCAACCCACAGCGGAGAAGGATATGAAGGGAGAGTGTCACGAGTATCACAAGATTCACCGTTTGGTGCTGCATCACTTAACTTGACCAACATTCGTGAGTCCGATCAAGGCTGGTATGAATGTAAAGTTGTATTCCTCAATCGTTCACCAAACCCAAACAAAAATGGTACCTGGTTCCACTTGGATGTTCATGCGCCACCTCGATTTAGTGTCACGCCTGAAGACATCATATACGTTAACCTCGGCGATGCAATTATCCTTAATTGCCAAGCTGAGGGTACACCTACACCAGAAATACTCTGGTATAAGGATGCAAATCCTGTAGAACCATCAGCAACAATTGGTATATTTAATGATGGTACCGAATTACGTATATCAAATATACGGCATGAAGATACGTGCGATTACACGTGTATTGCACGTAATGGCGAGGGTCAAGTATCGCATACGGCACGAGTTATAATTGCTGGTGCTGCTGTAATTATGGTACCACCAACAAATCAAACCAAATTAGAAGGTGAAAAAGTTCAGTTCACGTGTGAAGCAAAAGCTCAACCTGGTAATGTGACGGTAAAATGGTTCCGTGAGGGAGCACCAGTACGTGAAGTTGCTGCTTTAGAAACTAGAGTATCAATACGTCGTGATGGCTCACTTATTGTGAATCCAGTGAGTGCTGATGATTCTGGACAATATTTGTGTGAGGTAACAAATGGTATTGGTGAGCCACAATCAGCTTCTGCCTACTTAAATGTAGaat ATCCCGCAAAAGTTACATTTACAccaacaatacaatatttaccATTTCGTTTAGCAGGTGTTGTACAGTGTTACATAAAGGCAAACCCTCCCCTACAATATGTTACGTGGACCAAAGATAAACGATTGTTAGAGCCTTATCAAACAAAAGACATTGTTATTATGAATAATGGTTCATTGTTATTTACACGTGTCAATCAAAATCATCAAGGACGTTACACGTGTACGCCATACAATGCTCAAGGTACACAAGGTTCATCGGGGCCAATGGAAGTGTTGGTCCGTAAACCACCAATATTTACATTAGAACCAGAATCAATGTATCAACGAAAAGTCGGTGCAACTGTCGAATTACATTGTGATGCTCAAGAGGCAGAAGGTACTCAAAAACCAAATATACAATGGCAGAGGAGAGACGGTGCACCACTACCAAAAAATCGAATACGTGTTGCGGGTGGTAATATTACAATAGAGAATTTACGTAGAACCGATTTTGGCTTTTATCAATGTGTAGCAACAAACGAAGTAGCGACAATTGTATCTACAACCCAATTAGTTGTAGAAGGTACACAACCCCATGCACCATACAACGTATCTGGTACTGCAACACAATTTGGTGTTACTTTATCATGGATGCCTGGCTATAGTGGTGGTCCAGATTATAAACAAGATTATACGATATGGTATCGTGAAGCTGGAGTATCAGAGTGGTCGACAATTCCCGTTACTCCATCCGGTAGCACATCGGTTACAATAAATCGTTTATCGCCTGGTACCACTTACGAATTTCAGGTGATCGGAAAGAATGCGTTAGGTGATGGAATGCTTAGTAAAGTAATCACCATTCGTACATTag aCGTTTTTGAtttaagcatttttatttttccaactgATTCTTCAGGAGCCACTTTAATTCCACCAGTTCTTAGACCCAAAG GTCCAAAACCAGGTCCACCACGTAATTTAACAGTAACCGAAATTAGTAATGGCTTTTTAATAACATGGCAACAGCCTTTAGAAAGAGCTCATCTTACTCAATACTATACAATTAAGTACCGTACTGATGGCCAATGGAAAACATTAAACAAAGGCCAAATTCGTCCAGAAGAAACTTCGTATTTAG taaaaaatttggttGGTGGTCGAACATATTATTTCCGAGTATTAGCAAATTCTGTAACCAGTTACGAATCCAGTGATATGGTAAAATTTGCGGTGCCTGCACGAGTGAAACATAAGGCTATCACTGCCGGCGTAGTTGGTGGCATTTTATTCTTCATCGTCGCTATTATATTATCAGTTTGTGCtgttaaaatttgcaataagcGAAAAAGACGAAAACAAGAAAAAG ctTATAATATGGTAGCCTGTCGTATAACAGACACGAGAAACGGTTCGAATACACCTGCAGCAGAAAGTCAAGTGCCTTTGAAGAA acTTAGACAAAGCAGAATACCAAGTGTAACGCTCCTTGGTCTGATACTGAATTGGATATGGCCACGTGATCGATGTAGAAGCGCAACAGCAAGTGTAAGTGGATCCATTGATCATTGGGCTGGTCCAGAGTTTATTCATACGGATTTaccaagtgcaagtttaggacGCATTCATCGTGCCCCAGATGGACGTTTTATATTAGTGGATTCAGCACTTGCATCTCGAGccaatagtatttctaattctAGCAGCAGTGATGATGGTGGATTTCTTCCACGTCGTGGAAATCATCGTTTTCGTGCATCTTGGCGTCGACCTCTAGTGGGTTATCCAAGTCAATTAAGTTTACGATCTGAAGGTTCCGGGCAAAGTGCGAGAGGTGGCCTATCTGCATTTTTAGGTGTACTAGGAAATCTTGCACAGCAACCAAGATTTCACAATCATCCCGCTGCACTTATACCTGCAATTTATTCACCAACAGCACATAATTTTCCAGTCACACCACGTTTTCAATCTAGTTCACCAGCCACGCCTAATGCATTGTTGCCATCACCATGGTCGCCTGTATATTTTAGTGATTTAAGTTCAGTACGTCATCCAAGTTCAGCAGAGCGTTCATTTCCAACACCTCCTGGTTACATGCAATTACGTAATGTACATCAACGTTATTCGCAAGAATTGCCATCGTTACGTGCTATTCATGAAGAGACGCGAAGTAATCAAGGTTTTATACCGGTTCATCATCCATTAGCAACAAGTCCTGTACAACGTCGTGTTATTAGAGTACCACCACCGTATCCAATATTACCAACCATACGTCCAAGAGCACGTTTGTTTCCAAGACATGCACGAATCACACGTAGCGCACCTGAATTGGCTTCACCTGATCAACACACATCATTCCAAGAAGCTTCACCAGAGAGTCGTTCAAGTTCAAGTGGATTTGGTAGTAAAAATACATCATCCCAACAGAATCAAAGCTCACGTTCTGGTAGTAGCGTAGAATGGCGTCTACCACCGTACCGTCCACCGCCACCGCCGCCATCAACTACAACAATACCAATACAAACTCAACAACAATTGCCACCACCTCCTCCGCCGCCAATCGTTGGTCAATGGTTGGAATTCACATCACGTTTACATGACAATTCACCAATGAGCTCAGATCCTGTTGTCCATAAAGCTGTGGACGTTGGAAGTGTTGATGGACATTATGAATTTGATCCAGCTACCCCAACACCTACACCTTCCACACCCACCGGACCACGTGATGATTTACGTAGTGATTCAGAAACATTAACGTCACGTAAAGCATTTGGTCAATTACGTAGCACCAGATATGATAATATTGAAGCCCGTGTACAAGCAATGAAAGAAGAATTCCATGAATTTCGTAAACGACAAGCGAAACGTCGTCGTAGTCAAGAATTAGAGAGTGCTTGTTAA
- the LOC123295783 gene encoding protein turtle isoform X7 has protein sequence MFLWSIKKIQVTGVQCEGYSRDYGNRGMGMRGDQGAKLCRQAVTQTLGLGFLHLSCCCALFLLVIIATPGICFQDAVHITAILGESVVFNCHVEFPGEHPVPYVLQWEKKVGETGQEIPIYIWYDSYPTHSGEGYEGRVSRVSQDSPFGAASLNLTNIRESDQGWYECKVVFLNRSPNPNKNGTWFHLDVHAPPRFSVTPEDIIYVNLGDAIILNCQAEGTPTPEILWYKDANPVEPSATIGIFNDGTELRISNIRHEDTCDYTCIARNGEGQVSHTARVIIAGAAVIMVPPTNQTKLEGEKVQFTCEAKAQPGNVTVKWFREGAPVREVAALETRVSIRRDGSLIVNPVSADDSGQYLCEVTNGIGEPQSASAYLNVEYPAKVTFTPTIQYLPFRLAGVVQCYIKANPPLQYVTWTKDKRLLEPYQTKDIVIMNNGSLLFTRVNQNHQGRYTCTPYNAQGTQGSSGPMEVLVRKPPIFTLEPESMYQRKVGATVELHCDAQEAEGTQKPNIQWQRRDGAPLPKNRIRVAGGNITIENLRRTDFGFYQCVATNEVATIVSTTQLVVEGTQPHAPYNVSGTATQFGVTLSWMPGYSGGPDYKQDYTIWYREAGVSEWSTIPVTPSGSTSVTINRLSPGTTYEFQVIGKNALGDGMLSKVITIRTLGPKPGPPRNLTVTEISNGFLITWQQPLERAHLTQYYTIKYRTDGQWKTLNKGQIRPEETSYLVKNLVGGRTYYFRVLANSVTSYESSDMVKFAVPARVKHKAITAGVVGGILFFIVAIILSVCAVKICNKRKRRKQEKAYNMVACRITDTRNGSNTPAAESQVPLKKLRQSRIPSVTLLGLILNWIWPRDRCRSATASVSGSIDHWAGPEFIHTDLPSASLGRIHRAPDGRFILVDSALASRANSISNSSSSDDGGFLPRRGNHRFRASWRRPLVGYPSQLSLRSEGSGQSARGGLSAFLGVLGNLAQQPRFHNHPAALIPAIYSPTAHNFPVTPRFQSSSPATPNALLPSPWSPVYFSDLSSVRHPSSAERSFPTPPGYMQLRNVHQRYSQELPSLRAIHEETRSNQGFIPVHHPLATSPVQRRVIRVPPPYPILPTIRPRARLFPRHARITRSAPELASPDQHTSFQEASPESRSSSSGFGSKNTSSQQNQSSRSGSSVEWRLPPYRPPPPPPSTTTIPIQTQQQLPPPPPPPIVGQWLEFTSRLHDNSPMSSDPVVHKAVDVGSVDGHYEFDPATPTPTPSTPTGPRDDLRSDSETLTSRKAFGQLRSTRYDNIEARVQAMKEEFHEFRKRQAKRRRSQELESAC, from the exons GGGCAGGAGATACCCATATACATCTGGTACGACAGTTACCCAACCCACAGCGGAGAAGGATATGAAGGGAGAGTGTCACGAGTATCACAAGATTCACCGTTTGGTGCTGCATCACTTAACTTGACCAACATTCGTGAGTCCGATCAAGGCTGGTATGAATGTAAAGTTGTATTCCTCAATCGTTCACCAAACCCAAACAAAAATGGTACCTGGTTCCACTTGGATGTTCATGCGCCACCTCGATTTAGTGTCACGCCTGAAGACATCATATACGTTAACCTCGGCGATGCAATTATCCTTAATTGCCAAGCTGAGGGTACACCTACACCAGAAATACTCTGGTATAAGGATGCAAATCCTGTAGAACCATCAGCAACAATTGGTATATTTAATGATGGTACCGAATTACGTATATCAAATATACGGCATGAAGATACGTGCGATTACACGTGTATTGCACGTAATGGCGAGGGTCAAGTATCGCATACGGCACGAGTTATAATTGCTGGTGCTGCTGTAATTATGGTACCACCAACAAATCAAACCAAATTAGAAGGTGAAAAAGTTCAGTTCACGTGTGAAGCAAAAGCTCAACCTGGTAATGTGACGGTAAAATGGTTCCGTGAGGGAGCACCAGTACGTGAAGTTGCTGCTTTAGAAACTAGAGTATCAATACGTCGTGATGGCTCACTTATTGTGAATCCAGTGAGTGCTGATGATTCTGGACAATATTTGTGTGAGGTAACAAATGGTATTGGTGAGCCACAATCAGCTTCTGCCTACTTAAATGTAGaat ATCCCGCAAAAGTTACATTTACAccaacaatacaatatttaccATTTCGTTTAGCAGGTGTTGTACAGTGTTACATAAAGGCAAACCCTCCCCTACAATATGTTACGTGGACCAAAGATAAACGATTGTTAGAGCCTTATCAAACAAAAGACATTGTTATTATGAATAATGGTTCATTGTTATTTACACGTGTCAATCAAAATCATCAAGGACGTTACACGTGTACGCCATACAATGCTCAAGGTACACAAGGTTCATCGGGGCCAATGGAAGTGTTGGTCCGTAAACCACCAATATTTACATTAGAACCAGAATCAATGTATCAACGAAAAGTCGGTGCAACTGTCGAATTACATTGTGATGCTCAAGAGGCAGAAGGTACTCAAAAACCAAATATACAATGGCAGAGGAGAGACGGTGCACCACTACCAAAAAATCGAATACGTGTTGCGGGTGGTAATATTACAATAGAGAATTTACGTAGAACCGATTTTGGCTTTTATCAATGTGTAGCAACAAACGAAGTAGCGACAATTGTATCTACAACCCAATTAGTTGTAGAAGGTACACAACCCCATGCACCATACAACGTATCTGGTACTGCAACACAATTTGGTGTTACTTTATCATGGATGCCTGGCTATAGTGGTGGTCCAGATTATAAACAAGATTATACGATATGGTATCGTGAAGCTGGAGTATCAGAGTGGTCGACAATTCCCGTTACTCCATCCGGTAGCACATCGGTTACAATAAATCGTTTATCGCCTGGTACCACTTACGAATTTCAGGTGATCGGAAAGAATGCGTTAGGTGATGGAATGCTTAGTAAAGTAATCACCATTCGTACATTag GTCCAAAACCAGGTCCACCACGTAATTTAACAGTAACCGAAATTAGTAATGGCTTTTTAATAACATGGCAACAGCCTTTAGAAAGAGCTCATCTTACTCAATACTATACAATTAAGTACCGTACTGATGGCCAATGGAAAACATTAAACAAAGGCCAAATTCGTCCAGAAGAAACTTCGTATTTAG taaaaaatttggttGGTGGTCGAACATATTATTTCCGAGTATTAGCAAATTCTGTAACCAGTTACGAATCCAGTGATATGGTAAAATTTGCGGTGCCTGCACGAGTGAAACATAAGGCTATCACTGCCGGCGTAGTTGGTGGCATTTTATTCTTCATCGTCGCTATTATATTATCAGTTTGTGCtgttaaaatttgcaataagcGAAAAAGACGAAAACAAGAAAAAG ctTATAATATGGTAGCCTGTCGTATAACAGACACGAGAAACGGTTCGAATACACCTGCAGCAGAAAGTCAAGTGCCTTTGAAGAA acTTAGACAAAGCAGAATACCAAGTGTAACGCTCCTTGGTCTGATACTGAATTGGATATGGCCACGTGATCGATGTAGAAGCGCAACAGCAAGTGTAAGTGGATCCATTGATCATTGGGCTGGTCCAGAGTTTATTCATACGGATTTaccaagtgcaagtttaggacGCATTCATCGTGCCCCAGATGGACGTTTTATATTAGTGGATTCAGCACTTGCATCTCGAGccaatagtatttctaattctAGCAGCAGTGATGATGGTGGATTTCTTCCACGTCGTGGAAATCATCGTTTTCGTGCATCTTGGCGTCGACCTCTAGTGGGTTATCCAAGTCAATTAAGTTTACGATCTGAAGGTTCCGGGCAAAGTGCGAGAGGTGGCCTATCTGCATTTTTAGGTGTACTAGGAAATCTTGCACAGCAACCAAGATTTCACAATCATCCCGCTGCACTTATACCTGCAATTTATTCACCAACAGCACATAATTTTCCAGTCACACCACGTTTTCAATCTAGTTCACCAGCCACGCCTAATGCATTGTTGCCATCACCATGGTCGCCTGTATATTTTAGTGATTTAAGTTCAGTACGTCATCCAAGTTCAGCAGAGCGTTCATTTCCAACACCTCCTGGTTACATGCAATTACGTAATGTACATCAACGTTATTCGCAAGAATTGCCATCGTTACGTGCTATTCATGAAGAGACGCGAAGTAATCAAGGTTTTATACCGGTTCATCATCCATTAGCAACAAGTCCTGTACAACGTCGTGTTATTAGAGTACCACCACCGTATCCAATATTACCAACCATACGTCCAAGAGCACGTTTGTTTCCAAGACATGCACGAATCACACGTAGCGCACCTGAATTGGCTTCACCTGATCAACACACATCATTCCAAGAAGCTTCACCAGAGAGTCGTTCAAGTTCAAGTGGATTTGGTAGTAAAAATACATCATCCCAACAGAATCAAAGCTCACGTTCTGGTAGTAGCGTAGAATGGCGTCTACCACCGTACCGTCCACCGCCACCGCCGCCATCAACTACAACAATACCAATACAAACTCAACAACAATTGCCACCACCTCCTCCGCCGCCAATCGTTGGTCAATGGTTGGAATTCACATCACGTTTACATGACAATTCACCAATGAGCTCAGATCCTGTTGTCCATAAAGCTGTGGACGTTGGAAGTGTTGATGGACATTATGAATTTGATCCAGCTACCCCAACACCTACACCTTCCACACCCACCGGACCACGTGATGATTTACGTAGTGATTCAGAAACATTAACGTCACGTAAAGCATTTGGTCAATTACGTAGCACCAGATATGATAATATTGAAGCCCGTGTACAAGCAATGAAAGAAGAATTCCATGAATTTCGTAAACGACAAGCGAAACGTCGTCGTAGTCAAGAATTAGAGAGTGCTTGTTAA